AGAAGTTTTGTGAATAGCCAACTATTGTTGCAGAGGTTGCCAAAATCTCATAAACTAATCATAAGAGTAGTGCCATATAAAAAATTGTCCTTATTTGTAAAGCTAATATTAAATATGTCAATGATATTCCCAATTATAGCTCCCTAACATGATGGGTGCATGCTGATCTGCAGTCCTACAAGAATAAAAACCACAAACTCTCATATACTGCAGTAAGACATCGAGAGAAAAAGATACTAAAATACGCTGCTGGTAAAAAATGAAATCAAGTGTTCTATCAAAGTTTGTTGTGTTAATAATGAATGAACTATGATGGCAGTACACGCATAATAGCAGTTTAACACAATGAACATTAGTTGAACTAACTTGTAAAGTATTGTTTGAGTTAAGGCAGCATTACTAATTCAATTGAATGAAAATGCAGATAAATGGTACAATCATCCAAGATAAGCCATCAATCTTTTTTTTGGCTCTTTTTATCTGGTTTGCAATATTCAGATCCAtccttttatttttagtacaagCTATAAATCTGTGACAAATGCACAATTTTCTGCTGGGCACAGTCTAGTGACATACAAAGCATTGCTGTAGTCAATGTAAGGTTTTGAATAAGTAGTTACAAAGACACTGCACCACGCTGTTACACAGTTCAGTAAGCTGTGATGCTTTACATGAAAAACTACAGAGCCAACCAAAATTGCTGTGAgcatttaaatatatatcacTGAATATAGAAATGTCAATcaaagtttatgaaaaagtaaaccAACAATGgtcaatttatttataaaatattttacataacaGTGAAATTGCTTGATCGTATAACACCAAGAGTAGCAATTAAGGAATCAGGAATAGACATGACCATCGCAATAAGAATTGTTTCCAAAATTGTGAAGAACAACCGTTAGCTCTCTATGGCCATAGCTGGCATATAGTTTCATAAGGTAGTTTtctttcattaaaactttttttgataGATTTTGCTCTAAATGAGCCTTAGAGTCCTGCCTAGTTCCACATAGGCATCGCTTCCTCTAAGCAATGATTGAGCTGCAAGCAATAGATGAAGCGCATAAAGATTAATATGTAATATTAATTAAGatcaatatattaattatagcaATGCAGAATGCATTTTTTAAGATATGTAATCACTAGCAGGTGCTTATGCTGTCGTAAGCTAACTACAATAATGTTGTATGGTTTCAATAATTTTGTCATCATTTATAAAATCTCATTAAAAGAACATAAATTTCCAAATACTGAGTGTTGTATTATTTACGTTTCCCTTTCTTAGGCACCATGGAGTTTACTAGAGAATCAAGTAGGCCCTCAATTGAACCCGTCAGTCTCCCTGATACGGGGGATCCATCTAGTTCCACTGAGGAGCTCTGTGATGAGAGAAAACTATGGATAGGGAATATTGAGCGAACTGTACCCGAGTTTCTTCTTCTTAAGATTGTACAAGAGTTTGGAGAGCTAGAGAAGTTCGATTTTACTTACAAAACAACAGGACTTGATAAAGGTTCTCACATCATTTCTAATAATAtaggtttttataattttatttcttCTGGCTgttacttattaaaaatatcagtTTATTATTGCTATAGAAAATGATTTCCATGTCAAGTGCTATTGCAGCTAACACATATTGCAAATAGCAAATCTTGCATCTAGCAAGTATTACATCTAGCAAGTATTGCAACTAATAAGTGTTGCAACTAGCAAGTATTGCAACTAATAAATATTGCAACTAGCAAGTATTGCAACTAATAAATGTTGCAACTAGCAAGTATTGCAACTATCACATATCTCATGGGACATAATCGTATGGAGTAGAGTATAATCATGTCTATGATAATACTTGAAGATTTATTTGAAGCCTTGGAGACCCTGGGTATTAATACCTGTGAAACAAAATAACCCCCTATTATAGTTTGTTATTACTTCAAATACAAGTACAGAATCGCTTGGTAACTCCAACTCAGGTActgcatatatattcatgacACACAGGCAACCATACATTTAACCATCATTTGAATCATATTGTTTTGCCATTTCCTGCACAAATACATATTCACAGGAACCCCGAGAGGATACTGCTTTGTCACTTACAAATACACCTCCTCAACAACAGCAGCCATTAAAAAATTGAATGGGTACATCCTCAAGGGCCGTCCTTTGCGGGTAAAGTTGTCCGAAAGAAAATTACCGGCTAAAACTGAGGTTCCACAGCCTTCCGGAAAGGCAGCGCAAATTGCTGCCATTGAGGAAAAGCTAAAGCGGATGGAAAAGGAGGAGGCCAGCAGTGTCAAGGACAAACTCGTCGCATCAGCAGCACCTTGTCCATTAATGAGATTGGTAGTAAAGAGACCAAGTCATAGTAACTCTACTCTCAAAACTAAGCATAAAAAGTACAGCAGTTAATACCTGCTCCTTGCTGTCTATTGCCATTTTGTCACTTGGTGCAGGTGCTCTCCAACACTGGGCATGCACTATCTCCTTCTAGTTGATAGAATCATATCACATAAATCATCTCAAGCTTCCTTTTATTAGCATATGatactatttatttttacaggtgtaatattttgtaaagatgtctatttgtaaataaattatttctataAAAACACGAAGTGTGTCATACATAAACAGAGAAATATGATTTCAATCAAATGAATAACACATTGCAGCTCAGTGCAAATAGCTAGCTATTAAAGTTGAATGTTGAATACATTTAAAGATAGCAAGAATATCCCATCTGTGGTCTATGCATGATTCAGCATCCCACAATCCTTAGCTAGCTTTGAGCATGGTTCATCAGTGATTTCTGCAATTACAGGAAACACATCAGTATGTGAGGAAAAGAACAATCTTTGAAGGCAACTTCTGAAATTGCAAATCATAGCCACATACttttagaaaattaaaaatgtttatgcATTGGTTAAAGACCTCCACAAGCTGTAAGAAACGTTTTTTATGGCTAGAGCGTAGACGGCAATGCATATAGCTTTACTCCACTGGTAGTACCCGCAGATATCTGTCGCAAGCACAGTGTCTTAACCTCGTAAAACACAActgcaaaacaacaaaacctatCACAAAACTGAAACCTAAGGAGTGTTTCAGGGGATACTCGCTCGGTCGTTAAAATGTGctatcaaacaataaaaattgttgGTAATTGGCTGTTGGTTGATGGTAAATGTTCGTTCAATAACTTACTACAAAATAAGACAGCGAGTTGTTTGCTCTTTAAACAAATCAAAAGAGAGGACAAATCCTAATGTAGTGTTTTATAACGAGTAATGAAGTATGACAGTTAAAGTGGGCTACCGAACAACAATGAAAGCCAGCACAACCTGTGTTATTGGTTGAGTAATCAGTGACTAATCTGACAGCTTAGCCAATAAGGTCTTGAATGGTGAAATTGAAGATTCCGGCATATTCTGAGACTGACTATGACATAACATAATAGGAACTAGCCAAAGAGCACGGGTTCACATACTTTACTACTGGTCAATCACCATAACACATTAGGGTATCAGTCTCCTTTTTTGCCTGTGCTTGCTACTAATAACCTATCCTTTTGTCAACTGTGTGCTACTAGTAAGGTGAAGTCAAGTAGTGCATCGAAGCAGTATTTATGATCAGTCAACAAGTATGACAATTTTTCATGATATGGTCACACCTCATTCACTGAACCGCTACCTAAAAAagttgcttaaaggttgacttgcaataaaattcaccttacagttatttggtatcaaaagattcaccatgtcttactctgttgtgttgtaagtgcaaaatatgtggaaatgtgattacaagctcttaaaagctcaaaaacgaaaagccgccgtagattggaatatctttatttcgatgacgtaaccacaaaatttggttatcatcttgtcacgtatgttcttacgtgaattgaaaggccaataaaaagctcaatataaaacttatcgtagtactagtttatgacaaacacttcgggttttaccgaagatcccatatcaaatatagatgctcgctactttacagttttgttttggcatgattcaatcgtcaagtcgtaatctgatcatgcgacccaAGACttcgaaaaaaaatttttgcagcacttttcgattatcacaggtgaccaacaggctcatcatgtttatcagaggatgatatgcaatctttcaagctaagattaaaaaattaaacagatttttatggtaggttttgagatatcaatgctcaaagtggcagcattacgatgccgataaaacagacgcgtaagaacaatagacatggttttattgaatgcgtgaagtatatttgtgaaaatatttcgacgaataaggttgcatgaaagtgtaaacagaaaccatcctgcaACAAGTACGTtgcatttgagccgtttttgaaagagaatccaaactatggcggtctcatgtggctgcgattaactattcgtttttgagcttgtaatcacatttccacatatttggcacctacaacacaacagagtaagacatggtgaatcttctgataccaaataactgtaatgtgaattttgttgcaagtcaacctttaaaggtttcTGCTGTATGTTTGTCAAACGGGTTGCAGATTTCCCTGATAACTCTGGTGTAAATTTTACAGTCTTCCCCTTAAATGGTATTTCTAAGTACCCTGAATCTACAAGAATGGCTGACCTTTATGAATGGTAGAGCGT
The sequence above is drawn from the Watersipora subatra chromosome 5, tzWatSuba1.1, whole genome shotgun sequence genome and encodes:
- the LOC137396282 gene encoding probable RNA-binding protein 18 — encoded protein: MFIRKCWNKNRTMEFTRESSRPSIEPVSLPDTGDPSSSTEELCDERKLWIGNIERTVPEFLLLKIVQEFGELEKFDFTYKTTGLDKGTPRGYCFVTYKYTSSTTAAIKKLNGYILKGRPLRVKLSERKLPAKTEVPQPSGKAAQIAAIEEKLKRMEKEEASSVKDKLVASAAPCPLMRLVVKRPSHSNSTLKTKHKKYSS